GTAAGAATTCTGACAGCAAAAAATTAACATACATATTAGACTTAAATAACCAAATAAcatgttttcttttgcgCCACGGAACTCTCTACACAAGAGAACAATGGCTAGATATCTACACAGGGGCAACAGACTTCGATCACGTCCAAAATTGAGGCAATTCGGAGAGCTAGTttggcaacttggcccaAAGTCTATTTTGGATCGAACCCTATTTTGCCATCCAAATGCTATCCGCATCATCCGCTACGGCTGCGTGAAATGGGTGCTTTTCCAGCCAAGACTCTGCATCTTCCTTAGTTGCAGACCTATCGAAGAATTCGTCCAGTGATCGATTAAAGTCTACTCGAGCTTAGTATGCTACCGATATAGCATTCAAAGGAGGCATTGTACCTTGGAGATACATTCCGCGAGACGGTTGCAAACTGAACCGGGATAGAAACTCATGGATAAGGATTAAACTGGCTGGAATCGGCGTCCCTAAATATATATGAGCCCCTGTGCAATACACCTGTCATATTTGACCAACCCTTAGGTACAGTATAGATCCGCGGTGTCTCAAGGTCGTGTGCAATTTCTTGGCGATCGAGAAACTCATCGTAGTGTCTTCGAGCATACTCTTGCATCGTGAATGTATTCGGGAACATTACTGCGCCGTTGGACACTAGTTTGGCATCGTTAATCACTTGCATCGGCTTCGCAAGAAGACATACCACCCACCTGATTGTTTGTTTACTCCTGGGTATACCAGTCCATCACTTGCTATCGCCACGCCTTCATCATATGGATCGTCGAGGCGGCTGTCATTCTCTGCTTGGTCAAATAGACTTGAGAATTTCTTGGGCCGGTAGTAGGTTAAGGTAGCAGGAAAAGTGGAATAAATGGCTTTCACAGTGAATTTCCGCTTCTGCAAACCGGTTCCTGGGTTTGCATTCGACAAACGGAACCGCCCTATGACTCGAAACatgttgtcaagtttgcagaCACGACATTATTAGAGCTGGGTTCggcaatgttgactttgttctCCTGAGTTCGGATAAACTTTTCTCCCAATCCGAATCCTAGGTGTAACTTCTTGTGGGCCAGTGGGAGTGCGTGCAGCTTGGGGCGTGGGGACTGATGGGAAGCGAAATGTCTGGCTCTAAATCCGTGCCCATGTTATCCCATTTCGAGTGATCAATAGTCATGAAGAATGTTTTAATGGTAGCTCCAGGGGGAGATACAGATTGAAGAAATTGGATGCTAAAGataacaaaaaaaaaggacagGAAACAGTGGTAACCTGCTTTCTTGTACGCCGGACCCTAGCCTTACGCGCCTACGCAACTGTCTCAAAAGCCTCTCGATCGTATAAAGCGAGTGCCTGGCATTCATAACCACAAgtctctcttcttccaacttTCCCTTCAAAACAGGCACTAGCAAAGATACTTTCAGGTGCCCATGACCTTGCTTCTCAAGCTCCCAGGCTCGTTCCGAAAAGGCATTGGCAGGCCCGAAGCGGACCGGTCTCCTGTACTAAGCTGAACTAGTGTGTAGGGGAGGAGGGTGCTTCGCCATATCGGGGAGCTTTTGAGCGCCTGCAGCGGGACTTGCTCCGTAACTATACTAAGAATAATAATCGACCAGTGAGTCGCACAATCCTTCCCCCCCTTGCCCTAGGGCTTTGCACAAGTCGGCAGTGCCAACCCGTCGTGGGAGTATTGGAATCAACGTAGGCGCAGCTGCCACCAAATTAGACGGCTGGGACAGACAATgaatcaatcaatcaatccgGGTCGGAAAGGCCTGCAGGTGGGCGGCTAGTGGCTTAAGTGGCGCAGAGATTGTGGTGCAGGCGTAAGCACAGATCGTTCTGCGGTCAAAGCTTAATTTTTTGCCCCTGGAGAAAGGCGCGGAAGGAAGAACCTTTCGTCCCAAGGCATACGGCATGTTAGAAGACCATAACTGACGTCACTCCTCGATGGTCCTGCTGAGCAACAGCCCTCAATAGAGCCAAGAACGCGCCCAAGCCGGATATTCAAAATGGGGTAACAGTGCGTATATTCACATCTGACCATCTGCTAGCTAGTCCAatttgctcttcttcgtGTCTACGCAGTCCAACTTgctctctccctctcccaaGCAGCAGGGCTAAACTTCTTAGTTACTAAGTTTTTTGTCTCTTTGATTGCCTGTTCCCCACGCAATTAGTTGCACGGCAAGAAGATAGGTGCCTAAAATACTTTAACTTTAATAGATCTATTTAATGCTTGACGTGCTTCTCCTAGGTGTATGTATTTATATTCATAAATACTGCTAGCTAACGCGTGTTTTATACGCAAAGTCCTACGTAAAGTAACCTTCTTTTGCTATTAGGTCTTGCTCTTTGAGATTCCTTATTGCTGCTTACAGGCGACTTTTGCGGTCCGGCACGAGATGGCTTTCTGGCGCGGTTTGGTTTAAATAGAGAAAGAAGATTTATTATCTACAAATTAGTTATAAGTTAGGCAAGATACTTTAGCATGGATAGATACATACTCTTATCTGGTAAGGCCTTGCGTTCACGCTATACCTCCTGCCTATTAATAAGCTTTTTATACTTAGAAAAGAGAGCATAAAGATAATTAGCGTCTAAAGGCGTGGGTATAGGAGTTCTCCTAGGATCCTCCTGCCTAGCTGCTACTAACTATATAGTAGAGAAAGTTAAGAAGCCTAAATTAATATTAAGCTTCTTATAACTTGATTTTAAGGGGAGCTTGCTAGAGTCACTAAAAGAATTCTATTTATCGTTATTAATGCTGTTATAGCTGCTCACGCTGCTAGGTGATAATACAATTATTATTGCGGAATCCTAAGAGGAACCAGGCAATAAAGATAAGTGATTATAAGTCTTAAGCGTTAGGCTTATCTGTGTTATTATGATTCTTTCTATTATGCAGTAAGAAAGTTAAAATTAtaggaaagaaaaagaagaggtGCATATTAACTAGACACTTTAAGTTAATTATGCCCAAGTTATTTAGCCTTTATATAGGCAGAACCTAACCCATTAACCGCAGCGTTAACTAGTTAAGGACGCAAAAGCTTGACCCAGACTGTGTTCCCAGATTTAATCGGCTCTGCTAACTCAATGTGGTGTGGGTGAGCTTCCCAAGCATTCATCCAAGTTTATAAATAGCCTTGTCGTCGCTCACCCCATTCTAAATCTCGTTATTCTTCCATTTCCCCCGCCCAAAGAATTCGCATTCTACTAGCGGTGCTTACTGCTTCTCTCCCTACATCTCTGTCCGCTCTTCCTTCTCTGTCCACTAATAATCCTCAGTATTACTTAGCCTTGCCGCTAATGCAGCTAAGAGTTATCCTGCATTATTTAGCAACAGTAACCTCAGATAACGTATTATTAAAACCTTTAGGGACACATAATGTGGCGCGGGAAGTTAAGAAGCTAATAATTAAATAATTGCTCCTTAGCCTATCATTTAGCAGAAGCTATTTAGCCTCTGACCTTTTGCGTTAAAGCATTTAGCCCAATACAGGGGAAGATTCCAATAAATATAACATTAATAATTTAAGGGAAGGGGCACTATAGGATTAATATAATACATACGCTATTAAAGGACATAGCTATAGGTTATAGACCTACGCCAGACATACTCTAGCATGCTTGTGGAGTAGTATAAGAGCAAGGCGATATAGGCAAACTAATCCCAAGCATATTAACCTAATATTTCTAGCCGCTAGCAGATCAGCTGAAAAGCCTCAGATGACGGAATCAGAGGAAGTGGTTAGGCATGACGAGTATTATGGGGCGCCAGCACCCTAATAAGGCAAAGCTTGCGAGACAATGGTAACTCTTGGCCGCGCTGCCAGCCCCCAAACCCGACTGCAGGCATTAAAAACCCTTTCGGACACTCCAAGACTGGAGGCAACCAACCTATCACGAGAGCTAGTTATTACTAATAGGCTATCTTTGCTGGATTTTTTGATGAGAGAAGCGCGTTAATAAGCCCTAGTATTTATAGAGTTAGCAAACGCTTTAAGGTTATTTAGCTACAGATTGTAGATTTGTAGATTTAATAGATAGTAGAGAACAGGTAAGGGTTTCTATTTCTAGCTAATATAGGCGCGAGGATTTATATTGTTATAATCTTAGCTAAATAGAATAGCAAGCAGCTAAGAGAAGGCAGCATGCATCAAGGACATAGAGCTGTAATAGGAAAGCGGAGCCTGTTAAGCCTAACAAATGATGTGGCTAACGCGACCAAAGCAATAACAACCCGCGACACCAAGGGAGAAGTGGGAATCGAGCAGGGTCAATGCGGCGAGGGAGAggacaagacgaggagggaaagaaaggagagagatgtggttttggtggttggtCTTATAGATTTTTTCTACAGCAGCGGGAGGTCGAGAGTGGGGCTTGGGAGCTTTGGGGGCGGCGCCTTGCCAATGCGGGCAGGCGGTCGAAAACGGCAGCCAATTTGCAACGACCGACTTTACACAGAGAAAGGTGGCAAACCGGGCTCATTTCATGCTTATCCGGATGGTAAAATTGTCTTTTCAAAAAAGAAATACAGCGAGGTTTATTTTACTCCTATAAACACTAAAGAGTCCACTCTAGCGACAGGTCTCATTTGGACTATGGATGATACGGACCAGATGGCCCTATATTGGGACAGACAGGCTTGGCAATAAGGCCAGTGGTTTGACCAATACGGCAAATGGGTTGCGTTTTATGACGGGGTTTGGTATGCGTGGCACTAAGTATATTACATTGGCTTGGTATTTATGGACTTTAGTACAATAGTTTAGCCTGTGGGCACAAGACGTGGGAGCCCAGGGAGAATAGAGCGAAGTGCCCAGACTAGCTAAAAGATTTGGCAGTTGATACCCAGGCATGACTCTTAGCCGTAAGTCTGTATCTTTTGGTGTAGGGTACTTATCGACAGCGGCCGATCTTGAAGAGTTGAGATTTGATTGCATCCCGTGCAAAAATCAATCAAGTTAGGCCAAATGGTATTGTCCTTTAAACGATAGAATTCTGGCCGACCGGTGTTCAAAAAATGCACGGTGCCTCTGGTGTCAACCCTTGACACCATGGCACTACAAGACGTGGTTGTCAAAATCGTGATATCACAGGTGCTAGTGATATCAATCGTGCTAAAGTGCTAGAGGAATATTTCGACGCACTTAGTTACGTATATGAATATCACTTCAGCGCGTGATATCACAATATGCAAGTCTGCATGATGACCAGACTAAAGGCAATTTGGCCACGGATTTCTTTCCGCAGTTGTCGATTAAGGTAGGACAGCCTGGagttgtcggataaaactgccgCTGTTAATTGAACAAGTAcacttggagtaattgctagatgtcataaaatcatagatatcaggagatgagaggccggccaaccacctggaatttttatcagaaggctggtagttatgcttctgaactcagataaatgacgtgaatccctctggcaagagaaggacaacgaacaagaaaaacaatGAAGTCATTATCAGTAATTACCTGTGTACCCGATCTTAAGTTTGGCTAACTATGactctcataacgtgacaggGTGGCTATGactctcataacgtgacaggGTGGCTATGactctcataacgtgacaggGGTAGCCAAACCTCGACAAGATATTATCACGGTGTAGACCAGCCATTATTCAACCAGGCTTAGTAGGCATTAACTTTTATACGTGTACCTAAGTAGCTCTTACGCTGGTCTATGGAGCTAGTCACGCTAACTGGCCCGCTTTGAGTGGATCTACTCTCGATATCGTCGGGGTGAAAGCTACGCACGTTAGATTCAAGCCAGTTAAAACAGGCAGGCGGCCAGAAAACCAACCGCAGTAATATGTGCCGTAATTGTCTTTACATAATAACACCCTGGTACTTTTCGCCGCCTATTTTTTTCCTATTGCCAGAGTCAAATTGCGATTTTTGGACATCACAACAGGTGTAGCCCTTTTCCCtctcagcttcttggcctttttcACTCCACGTTCCTTCCTGATTTTGCCACCTCTCTCTACTTTAGCCATCGTACTTTTGATACTTCCGTCTGTTATTAGACCCTGTGAGAGTCGACCTACTTGGCATGCTGAGCGTGTATCTTGAGTAGATCCTGATTTTGAATGTGAAATATGACTGTCATCATGGTTATTGTCGCAGTGGTtatcgtccttcttcttgttgtcgtcgtcaGCATTATGACAAGAAGAATCAGTCATCGCTGTATCTTTACCGCTAGTAGGCATACGGCGAATCTCAGGGGATAGCGACCTCCCCTGAGCACGGGAGCAGTTTGAGTTGGTCTCGAACTCTGTGTCTGAATCTTCGATATGGGGGAAATGGATTGGCTGACTGCCATAGATACCCCGCGACCTAGTGGCAACTTGTTTGATGCGGAAAGGCATTTTATGATTGCGTAAAGAAAGCCAGGACAAGCGTTTATGGCTGAGTAGAGAGCATTTCCGATCAAAAACCAGGAGAACGAGTTCTTTAAGTATTAGAGCACTTCCTAGGTACTCACATGTATCATAGTTCCATGCTTCCCGCGTGCTGTCTTACAATTATGGTTGCGTAATAAAGCATGCGTCCATTTCCCACTTTAAGCAAAGTAGAATATGTCACATACGTACTGTGTAACCTCTAAAGGCGATTCCACCTAGAACTTCGTCAATATTACCTCATTATGCCTTAACGCGGCTTAAGTCTGCCTTGCTTTGCTGCGAGGAGCGATACaacttgtccttcttggatTACCGGGTGGTTTCTATGCCCTATTATGTACGTTGTCATCACATGTAGAAGGACTGATGGATGAGCTGacgttgttgatgacgaaTCTAAAAAGACGCAGTAACTATCATGTAAGATCGCACGGTGGAAGGGGTGCCGGATGAGCTGATCGAGCCGTCCAAATTAAGGCAGACTCTCCTTCCTGAACACACCCCCCCTTCCCTCTCCTGGGGCTCGTtgttgtgatgccgttggtTTGACTGCCTGGGATGTAGGATTCACATCAGCGGGGACCAATCTAAAGATGGTTTGACACGTATTTGATTACGTATCTGCATAAGATCTTCTTGGTTGACCGGCTGGATACCCGCCCTCACGACGGTCTAGAGCCCCAAGCATGTCCAAAATGCAAGTCGATACTTCGTCGATGGCAAATTCTGTCACTCCTTGGAGAGAGGCAAGCCAGATTTGGTGATAACCACGATAGGGTCAAAGGTGTCAGTGCGGCGGTAGTGTGGTGCTCTAGGTATATGACACATCTCATCACAATATGACAAGTGCAACGCCTCTTTTGCACAAATGTAAggctctttcttcttcaacaatcgCGTTTAGGCAGACACACGTGATATGCAATATGGGGTCCTTTTGGGCTCCCCGTAATAGGAGAGAGAAGTAGCATATCTTTGCGTATAAGAATAACCCGTACGCTCTTCAATATAGGGGTCTCACAGATCTGTGggacctcttcatcaatgtttCACCTCACCGGCGCCATGCAAGCTGCAAAGACCTCAACAGACAACAAAGCAACTGCTAAAAATGTTACTCAAGTACCCTTTGccaccgaagaagaatttGATCGTTATTTCGATAATTTAGACGAGAAAGCTAGTGGGGGCATTCAGTTAGCTGCTTCGACTGCGAGCTCGGAGACAACACAGAAATTCACGTCACCGGAAGAATCCGTTGATCAAGCCTCTCGGGTTTGCCATCCAACGTCAACCACCTTAtacattgacaatgacgatCCCGGCAATTTGGCGAACTCAGAGTCCGAAGATGATCTATTGTTGTCAACCTCGAAAGGAGAAAACTCCCCGTCGAGACTCTTTTCGGCAAATAAGGAACACAAGTCCAGAGAGCGTACGCTGGCAAGACTGAAGCTAAGGGCTAAAAAGAGGGGAAGAAGTAGCATATTAAAAGGCTTAAAACGGATGAAAAGGGGGAAACAACAACGGGTGTTAACAGTGTTTAAAAACTGCGACGTCACCATATTTGAGGCGTGACAAAGAGTGGAATGTTCATGGGATACCATGAATAGAATCAGTTAAACAGACAATATATCTTGGGAACATATTATAATTATGGTTCCTCCTTCTTAGTGACAATAAATTGATAGTTCTATAACGCCGAAATAAGGCCATGGAAACTACTGATGCTCCATGACGTCCAAACGTTGCAATGTTTACCCTGAGCATTGAGGAACAGCAGCAGGGTCATCTTCGGCGTTTTTAAGGGGGTTGTTGAGCCGGTTCTGACTCGTCGACGGGGGTAAACCGATCTAGATATGTAAGCTTGAATTTGGAGTCACAGACAACCGTAGGAGTGTTTCACTTTTGTAAGCAATTGTCGCTTCTCGATTGCACAATACAGACGTCGATGAACTAGGGAAGAGTCGAACTGACCAAGTAGAGGAGAACAGCATCAATAATGGGCTTTGGAGGGTCTGCCAGGAAATTGTCAACTTTAATGGCGTGCGTTCGGTCACTTTAGCTCGAAGAAGTCGAATTACAGCTGCCCTCTCCCACACATTTGTTTTTACGCTGTCGGTGTTGCACGGCTTCAAATACAAGCGGCATTGAGGTAAATGGTTGGATGAAAGATTACTATAATTGCTTCGGGTCAGACGAGTGCATTATATAGCTCATAGCAAGTGGCAGTGCTGGATTCGCAGTCGATTAAGATAAATATGTCGCCTTTCTATCAAAGACAGcattgaaagaaaacagGGATTAAAACCTCAAATGTGATAAACGTCTAATCCAGTTTCCTTGATTCTACCCATGAGCTGTGAGCTCAAAAGGTCCTCATTCAGCCATGTGTCCTCCTTTGAGGAAcgaccatgccaatgcaaaaGGTATTGCCATTTTCCGCCTCGTCGGCGAGTTCGCAAAACATCCACCCCCGCGTTAAAACCTCTCCATTTTGCCTCAAAATCAGCAAGCATTGTCTTGTCTAGAATGTTTGTTCTCGGTTCCCAGGTAGTGATGATGGCATTAGAATCGTCCTCGTACCACTTTACCAGGAAAATGTGTTTTCTCCACCgggcaagcaagcaatccACTCGGCAAACGCTGGCCTCTGTTTCTGCGTGCTGTTTCAGTCCAGTCTTCTGGCGCACATTACGCTGCCCGGGAGAAGCACAACCTTCGGGTTTGCGGCGCTTCCCAGGCAGCATAGCACTTAATCTTTCTCCGCCATATTGTCTCTCAACTGGCGAAGGGCGAAGGTTATACCCACTCCCACGTGTGCGGTGACTGTGCAATTGATTCTGGAGATTGTCGCCAGTTGCCTCAAGTTGACTCGTCGTCTTGTCCAAGTTGATGGTTGTCTGGCGGCTCTCCCAACGTCTCTGACCACTCGACAGACCTGGGTAAGTAGAGGAAGGAGACGTTTTATGTGCTGATTCCTGCTCGTCACCACCAGCCGGGTTCCCTTGAGCTAGGGCTCTAGTAGTGTGTTCCGCCTGAGATGCTTTCGTATGTGTGGATCGGATCATTTCTCTAAAGTTGGTGTCGCCGCCATGAACGGGAATACTCTGATTCGACGACATCATGCTCGGAATATGCGACCTCGGATGGCAAGTCGTGGATGCAGGAGCGGTTTGGTGGAGAGAGTTCGCTTGATGGACAAAGAGACTCCGACCAGATATCAACTCTACAGGAGTCTCTTGCGTAGGAGAACACGACGAAAAGCTCATGCCAGAAGTATGCTGATCTCTGGTTGAAGGAGTCAACTCGTTAGAGTCATCGACAAACTCTATTATTttgctggtcttggctggATGCCCGAAATGATTGCTTGATGGAACAGCCGCCTCTATGGGCGAGTTTAGAGAGGATGGATCAGAGACTTCTTGGTTGTCACAGGTAAAAACCTCATTTTTTGAGCTCTCTTGCCGTGAGCTAGCCTTTACCATACCACTACGCATGACTTGCGAGTGCTCGCTGATGCTCTCCGTTCGAACTGGTCGGGGGATAGACATAGATGCCACAATCGCAGAGATGGAAGGAAGCGAGTCATCAGAATCGCAATCGGATGATATTGATATCACATCATCCAAAGCCTCTAGTCGATCGGGTAAAGGACGTACTCGTACGCTTCGCGCAGCCATGATGGTTAAAGAGGGCTTGAATAGTTGATTTAATTGCGATTTTGGCTGTAGTCTGTTGTTCGCGGGGTGTAGGCTGGAAATTCTTTTAGCTTTGAATAGACTGAAATGAACAGGAGCGTAGTAACTCGCGCTCTAACGTCGCAGACAGAAAGTTTGCAGGAATAGTGAGATTTTTAGTTGGCAAAGTTCTCCCAGAGTATCGAGGGGTGCCGGCCCCTTTAAATACTGAGAATCACGCAGCTCTCCGCAGCAACTCTTTCGCCGAAGCACCGTTGTGCCTTCGCCTCCTCCCGTGGCTGGACATACATTCATAGGCTGAGTTCATCGGGGGGAAATCTTCGCTGGCCCTGTTTCCCCACCAACGATACGTTGAAACGCATGAGCACAGATATTTCGGGGGATCGACCTTGACTGGTGTTCTCGTAGCTTGCGAAACTCAGCAGCGCAGCTGCTCAGTCCCATGCCTATTGCAGGGGCTCTATCCACTGCACAATGAGGCAGTTTGTACGATCAACGCGTACCAAGCTTGTCGCTCCACAACTTCATCGTAAAGGAGAACACGCGTCCCTCTACATTTGTCAGCTGTGCATCAAGCCATGCTTGGTTTAAATGAGAC
The genomic region above belongs to Pochonia chlamydosporia 170 chromosome 2, whole genome shotgun sequence and contains:
- a CDS encoding chromo (CHRromatin organization MOdifier) domain-containing protein; this translates as MAARSVRVRPLPDRLEALDDVISISSDCDSDDSLPSISAIVASMSIPRPVRTESISEHSQVMRSGMVKASSRQESSKNEVFTCDNQEVSDPSSLNSPIEAAVPSSNHFGHPAKTSKIIEFVDDSNELTPSTRDQHTSGMSFSSCSPTQETPVELISGRSLFVHQANSLHQTAPASTTCHPRSHIPSMMSSNQSIPVHGGDTNFREMIRSTHTKASQAEHTTRALAQGNPAGGDEQESAHKTSPSSTYPGLSSGQRRWESRQTTINLDKTTSQLEATGDNLQNQLHSHRTRGSGYNLRPSPVERQYGGERLSAMLPGKRRKPEGCASPGQRNVRQKTGLKQHAETEASVCRVDCLLARWRKHIFLVKWYEDDSNAIITTWEPRTNILDKTMLADFEAKWRGFNAGVDVLRTRRRGGKWQYLLHWHGRSSKEDTWLNEDLLSSQLMGRIKETGLDVYHI